Proteins from a genomic interval of Terriglobia bacterium:
- a CDS encoding helix-turn-helix domain-containing protein — translation MSQATAKLQPRLKDRLESICVEMIDKGILYTEAVEQFENCFIAEIVRRNEGHLMRAAERLGIHRNTLAKRLMRYKAKSMRKAG, via the coding sequence ATGAGCCAAGCTACGGCGAAACTCCAGCCCCGCCTCAAGGATCGCCTGGAAAGCATCTGCGTTGAGATGATCGACAAGGGGATTCTCTATACCGAGGCGGTCGAGCAGTTCGAGAATTGCTTCATTGCGGAGATTGTAAGACGCAACGAAGGCCATCTCATGCGGGCTGCCGAGCGTCTGGGCATTCACCGCAATACCCTGGCCAAGAGGCTGATGCGCTATAAGGCAAAGAGCATGCGCAAAGCCGGGTAG